From one Spiroplasma endosymbiont of Panorpa germanica genomic stretch:
- a CDS encoding lipoprotein has translation MKKLLSILASASLIISAPVNLVACGGTKRPDIKDEYDYEKIFNELMEVANNIFASSLQTEFDYLYFLTLDKAEEIWGKAFDFEKLCGYVATQDRYVLKSDKDSEFLKQIDNFIQEKKTINKIKQEAETQIIGNVNFKVLLNQNKNPFSSPLILEKVEIVSKSRTQDDRVVAIEYTLATNLELVDATGSVYYERITYTASSTIFETDEVADALNEITHKYQNILADDKYSSRFTFENNDGEENNYTKNKSNFLGFETIFEKEVSPELLKGINNPERYKISTKDAKYSASDVVSFETETVWTSRTFSWDKESDYRVKNIKAALKEGGQKLDDLVEQMAGENFDSSYHSQYIDRTPKSFLKQYPDSSAYINSWNIFDTLNNGQSKQNLRDTLKTKGINFKTNLDTIEQRRVIKILPTYVNNIKINYHFAQTNEDLEFNLPRTFFMNKQLTTKSGTLEMHKEYVKANLLFQRELYGYARKDTISSTRDLDYTLQIKRPKSYTQEIEPGKLYPFIEFIELAIQEAIEKATARYPEIKFSDYINGYAFSPGINYFKINRAGYLFLYDRDKKFSNQLDFLFSWGNGRNAFDSLDRFSLYFNSGFQVDTINTEYSSEKTPWKMVGY, from the coding sequence ATGAAAAAGCTACTTTCTATCTTAGCATCTGCCAGTCTTATAATTTCTGCCCCGGTTAACTTAGTTGCATGTGGAGGAACAAAACGTCCTGACATAAAAGATGAATATGACTATGAAAAAATATTTAATGAATTAATGGAGGTAGCTAATAACATTTTTGCATCGAGTTTGCAAACAGAATTTGATTATCTTTATTTCTTAACCTTGGATAAAGCTGAAGAAATCTGAGGAAAAGCCTTTGATTTTGAAAAATTATGTGGTTATGTTGCAACACAAGATAGATACGTATTGAAATCAGATAAAGATTCAGAGTTTTTGAAGCAAATTGATAACTTTATTCAAGAAAAAAAGACTATTAACAAAATTAAGCAAGAAGCCGAAACCCAAATTATTGGTAACGTCAATTTCAAGGTTTTGTTGAATCAAAACAAGAACCCTTTTAGTAGTCCTTTGATTTTGGAAAAAGTTGAAATTGTGAGCAAAAGTAGAACTCAAGACGACAGAGTTGTTGCCATCGAATATACACTAGCAACAAATCTAGAACTTGTGGATGCCACAGGAAGTGTTTATTATGAAAGAATTACCTACACAGCTTCTTCAACCATCTTCGAAACAGACGAAGTTGCAGACGCTTTAAATGAAATTACTCACAAATATCAAAATATTTTAGCTGATGATAAATATTCAAGCCGCTTTACTTTTGAAAATAATGATGGTGAAGAAAATAATTATACAAAAAATAAAAGTAATTTTCTTGGGTTTGAAACTATCTTTGAAAAAGAAGTTAGCCCAGAATTACTAAAGGGAATTAATAACCCGGAACGCTACAAGATAAGTACAAAAGATGCAAAGTATAGTGCCTCTGATGTCGTTTCATTTGAAACGGAAACAGTCTGAACAAGCAGAACCTTTTCGTGAGATAAGGAATCAGATTATCGAGTTAAAAATATTAAAGCAGCCCTGAAGGAAGGGGGCCAAAAATTAGATGATTTAGTAGAACAGATGGCTGGCGAAAATTTTGATAGCAGTTATCATAGTCAATATATAGACAGAACACCTAAAAGTTTTTTAAAGCAGTACCCCGACTCATCCGCTTATATAAATAGTTGAAATATTTTTGATACTTTGAATAATGGTCAAAGTAAGCAAAATCTGAGAGATACCCTGAAAACAAAAGGTATTAATTTCAAAACTAATCTTGACACAATTGAGCAAAGAAGGGTAATAAAAATACTCCCAACATATGTTAATAACATTAAAATAAATTATCATTTTGCTCAAACTAATGAAGATTTAGAATTTAACCTTCCTAGAACCTTCTTCATGAACAAGCAACTAACAACAAAATCTGGAACTTTAGAGATGCACAAGGAATATGTCAAAGCTAACTTGCTCTTTCAAAGGGAACTTTACGGATATGCTCGAAAAGATACGATTTCTTCGACAAGAGATCTTGACTACACTCTTCAAATTAAAAGACCAAAAAGTTATACACAAGAAATAGAGCCAGGTAAATTATACCCTTTTATAGAATTTATTGAATTAGCAATCCAAGAAGCTATAGAAAAGGCAACAGCTCGTTATCCCGAGATAAAGTTTTCAGATTATATAAATGGCTATGCATTTTCTCCTGGTATAAATTATTTCAAGATTAATAGAGCGGGTTATTTATTTCTATACGACAGAGATAAAAAATTCTCAAATCAGCTAGATTTCTTATTTTCTTGAGGAAATGGTCGCAATGCGTTCGATAGTTTAGACCGTTTTTCTCTGTATTTTAACTCAGGTTTTCAAGTTGATACAATAAATACTGAATATAGCAGTGAAAAAACACCTTGAAAAATGGTGGGTTATTAG
- a CDS encoding ATP-binding cassette domain-containing protein, with amino-acid sequence MQYPIFIVKLWIYMINVKVMVGDNGSGKSPLLKSIFNEYKKYFGEVLVNDESINQNNNLAKICFFPDQSVYPKDISISKFAIYDAQLCGMNGEGAQERLEMLLEKFDLIEYKDKTFFWAKCWNAKTSFSSNMFSNSTWLHIFRWTNG; translated from the coding sequence ATGCAATATCCAATATTCATTGTTAAACTTTGAATTTATATGATTAATGTTAAAGTAATGGTTGGAGATAATGGTTCAGGAAAGTCACCACTTTTAAAAAGTATTTTTAATGAATACAAAAAATATTTTGGTGAAGTTTTAGTAAATGATGAGTCAATTAATCAAAATAATAACTTAGCTAAAATTTGTTTTTTCCCCGACCAAAGTGTTTATCCAAAAGATATTTCGATTTCAAAATTCGCCATTTATGATGCACAGTTATGTGGCATGAATGGGGAAGGAGCCCAAGAGCGACTAGAAATGCTTTTAGAAAAATTTGATTTAATTGAGTATAAAGACAAAACTTTTTTTTGAGCTAAGTGCTGGAATGCAAAAACGAGCTTTTCTAGTAATATGTTTAGTAACTCAACCTGATTACATATTTTTAGATGAACCAACGGCTAA
- a CDS encoding phosphatase PAP2 family protein, with the protein MTRTIYKQWYIKTTLAFAMVLLIGFIATSFDNIDRWFSDVMGEWVKVEFIKFWVIFYNEMGFTCLFLILLISIFIIVESWHAKNNDNPRSQIILYTCYAITITIFLVYNLVRLIGLPTEDTGWGLGVDPQYLTNNTYKIISRISIFIIESGILIGSILFLRLKVSKTNALIEKRASFVAVSALIFIVVSFFLLTLLLKQSFGRPFYLNVEFERYIGKVELDQNGWAIDIELSQEAQKLVPEFPDLKERILDSYNNSNYWTQADRYYKWYEVNGNWFQNLQFWYGGKILTWFIEFDLDYVKPPAWNNQDFPSGHTISGFTGIYYALFASVLIKDDKKRIKATNTLFTIWLISEIIMINTLVIARTHYVSDVWFSFVFCAFFLVASLRFTNTWTTKAILKKRHKKSLSNNFEIVENKVLIFFQEDNKIFVSKTSSKKINKKMKKYLNAAQITKFLHQLSG; encoded by the coding sequence ATGACAAGGACAATCTACAAACAATGATATATAAAGACAACCCTAGCTTTTGCTATGGTTTTATTAATTGGTTTTATTGCTACTTCATTTGATAATATCGATCGCTGATTCTCTGATGTAATGGGTGAATGAGTCAAAGTGGAATTTATTAAGTTTTGAGTAATTTTCTATAATGAGATGGGATTTACATGCTTATTTTTAATATTACTAATTTCTATTTTTATAATTGTAGAATCGTGACATGCCAAAAATAACGATAATCCTAGATCACAGATTATTTTATACACTTGCTACGCAATAACCATAACAATATTTCTAGTTTACAACCTGGTCAGACTAATCGGCTTGCCAACCGAAGATACTGGTTGAGGTCTTGGTGTTGACCCCCAATATCTAACAAACAATACCTATAAAATTATCTCAAGAATAAGTATCTTTATCATTGAGAGTGGTATTTTAATCGGTTCAATTTTATTTTTACGTCTAAAAGTAAGTAAAACAAATGCTCTGATTGAAAAACGAGCCTCATTTGTGGCTGTTAGTGCCTTGATATTCATTGTTGTTAGTTTTTTTCTTCTAACATTGTTGCTTAAGCAATCGTTTGGAAGACCTTTTTATCTGAATGTTGAGTTTGAAAGATACATCGGCAAAGTTGAGTTAGACCAAAATGGTTGAGCTATTGATATTGAATTATCCCAAGAAGCACAAAAATTAGTGCCTGAATTTCCGGATTTAAAGGAAAGAATCTTGGATAGCTATAATAACAGCAACTATTGGACTCAAGCAGATCGTTACTATAAATGATATGAAGTTAACGGAAACTGATTTCAAAACCTACAATTTTGATATGGAGGAAAAATATTAACATGATTTATCGAATTTGATCTAGATTATGTAAAACCACCAGCATGAAATAACCAGGACTTTCCATCAGGACATACGATTTCAGGATTTACCGGGATTTATTATGCTTTATTTGCAAGTGTTTTAATAAAAGATGATAAAAAACGTATTAAAGCAACGAATACTCTATTCACAATTTGACTTATTAGTGAAATAATTATGATAAATACCCTAGTAATTGCTCGAACTCACTATGTTTCAGATGTTTGATTCTCATTTGTTTTTTGTGCCTTTTTCCTGGTAGCTTCTTTGAGATTTACTAATACATGAACAACCAAAGCAATTTTAAAAAAACGCCACAAAAAATCTTTGAGTAATAATTTTGAAATAGTAGAAAACAAAGTCTTGATCTTTTTTCAAGAGGATAATAAAATTTTTGTTTCAAAAACTAGCTCTAAAAAAATTAATAAAAAAATGAAAAAATATTTAAATGCTGCTCAAATTACAAAATTTTTACACCAATTAAGTGGTTAA
- a CDS encoding ABC transporter ATP-binding protein, which yields MLKVSRIKKSFGTKEILKNVSFILEPGNIYGLLGNNGAGKTTLSKIIFQEYSFDSGEINYNNLDISKVDFKEWYFFSENSELPKNIQVKTYLKLIKNLVKMDNKKFDTRKNDIQSFLNINDLLNKNISSLSSGQQKIVSLFICFLIKPKIIFFDEPTANLDVQNKNMIIKTIENMKKPDVIIVIITHLIEEVKNILDHILIMNQGQIIYDNPYDKLENLDVIVDKLRKKDPVNSKGIERYLDEK from the coding sequence GTGCTAAAAGTAAGTCGAATTAAAAAAAGTTTTGGAACTAAGGAAATTCTTAAAAATGTTTCTTTTATTTTAGAACCGGGAAATATCTATGGACTATTGGGAAACAATGGAGCAGGCAAAACTACGCTTTCAAAAATTATATTTCAAGAATACTCGTTTGACTCAGGAGAAATAAACTATAATAATTTAGATATTTCAAAAGTAGATTTCAAAGAATGGTATTTTTTTTCAGAGAATAGTGAGTTGCCCAAAAATATTCAAGTAAAAACATATTTAAAATTAATAAAAAATTTAGTAAAAATGGATAACAAAAAATTTGATACAAGAAAAAATGATATTCAAAGTTTTTTGAATATCAATGATTTACTAAATAAAAATATTTCTTCACTTTCATCGGGTCAGCAAAAAATCGTCTCATTATTTATCTGCTTTTTAATAAAGCCAAAAATAATTTTTTTTGATGAACCCACCGCAAATTTGGATGTTCAAAATAAAAATATGATAATTAAAACTATTGAAAATATGAAAAAGCCTGATGTAATTATTGTTATAATAACTCATTTGATCGAGGAAGTTAAAAATATACTAGATCATATTCTTATAATGAATCAAGGTCAAATAATTTATGATAACCCATATGATAAATTGGAAAATCTGGATGTTATTGTTGATAAACTGAGAAAAAAAGATCCAGTTAATTCAAAAGGGATTGAGAGATACCTAGATGAGAAATAA
- a CDS encoding lipoprotein — protein MKKLMSILAATSLIVSAPLSVVACKSKKEDKNDFDYTQLINDFLALSRLIFSEQMSKDLGEYFFLDIEKVQEMEIDFEPLWNLVSSQDGDTHRLDTSSGEFKNLQSFFNQKLILIN, from the coding sequence GTGAAGAAGTTAATGAGCATATTAGCAGCGACTAGCCTAATAGTTTCAGCGCCATTAAGTGTGGTGGCTTGTAAAAGCAAAAAAGAGGATAAAAATGATTTTGACTACACCCAATTAATCAATGATTTTTTAGCCTTGTCCAGACTAATTTTTAGTGAACAAATGAGTAAGGACCTTGGTGAATACTTTTTTCTAGATATTGAAAAAGTACAAGAAATGGAAATTGACTTTGAACCACTTTGAAACTTAGTTTCATCACAGGATGGAGATACACATAGATTGGACACCAGCTCTGGGGAGTTCAAAAATTTACAATCTTTTTTCAATCAAAAACTGATTTTGATAAATTAA